In Desulfobaculum bizertense DSM 18034, a single genomic region encodes these proteins:
- a CDS encoding site-specific DNA-methyltransferase: protein MEKLTIEAWPVARLRSYTRQLRKNDKNIERMIACIQEFGFRVPILARPDGEVIDGDLRLKAAQKMGLESVPVIPAEGMSEEQVRAFRILANSSVAWSTWDDEVLAQELRDLWDADFNLELTGLELSEVEDLLQSIEPESQEQGDAVPETQAEPVVKPGDLWRLGEHFLFCGDSTKAESYEQLMQGREADMIWTDPPYNVDYEGTAGKIKNDSMSDSAFREFLERAFAGMFGAMKKGGAAYVAHADSEGVNFREAFRKAGFRFSNCLIWRKNVFVLGRADYQCQHEPILYGWKPGAAHSWLGGRKRRSVQELSELGAVKVAPDGTVSLFLNDRALHISGQNLEVQDLESSLVFEDKPQRSELHPTMKPVALVERFLKNSSRKGEVVLDPFGGSGTTLIACERTRRACRTIELDTKFADVIIRRWQEHTGKDAVLQSTGERFAMLEAANG from the coding sequence TTGGAAAAGTTGACAATTGAGGCGTGGCCCGTTGCGCGGCTGCGTTCGTATACACGGCAACTCAGGAAGAACGACAAGAACATTGAACGCATGATTGCCTGCATTCAGGAATTCGGCTTTCGGGTGCCGATTTTGGCGCGGCCAGACGGGGAAGTGATCGACGGTGATCTTCGCCTGAAGGCTGCCCAGAAAATGGGCCTTGAGAGCGTGCCGGTGATTCCGGCTGAAGGAATGAGTGAAGAGCAGGTGCGGGCGTTTCGAATTCTGGCGAACAGTTCCGTTGCATGGTCCACGTGGGACGATGAGGTGCTGGCGCAGGAACTCCGAGATTTGTGGGATGCAGATTTCAATCTGGAGCTGACAGGGCTTGAACTTTCCGAGGTCGAAGACCTCTTGCAGAGCATAGAGCCAGAATCGCAGGAGCAGGGGGACGCTGTCCCGGAAACGCAGGCGGAGCCTGTTGTGAAGCCCGGCGATTTGTGGCGGCTTGGCGAGCATTTTCTCTTTTGTGGGGATTCCACCAAAGCGGAGAGCTACGAGCAGCTTATGCAGGGGCGCGAGGCCGATATGATTTGGACCGACCCGCCATATAACGTTGATTACGAGGGCACGGCCGGGAAAATCAAAAACGATAGCATGTCAGATTCTGCGTTTCGTGAGTTTTTGGAACGAGCCTTTGCCGGGATGTTCGGCGCCATGAAAAAGGGCGGGGCAGCCTATGTTGCCCATGCAGACAGTGAGGGCGTGAACTTCCGCGAGGCATTTCGGAAAGCGGGCTTTCGTTTTTCCAACTGCCTTATCTGGCGCAAGAATGTGTTTGTGCTGGGGCGCGCTGATTATCAGTGCCAGCACGAGCCGATTTTGTACGGCTGGAAGCCCGGTGCAGCGCATTCTTGGCTTGGTGGCCGGAAGCGTCGCAGCGTGCAGGAGCTTTCCGAGCTAGGCGCTGTCAAAGTGGCCCCGGACGGGACTGTTTCGCTGTTCCTCAATGACAGGGCGTTGCATATTTCTGGACAGAATCTGGAAGTGCAGGATCTCGAAAGCTCGCTTGTTTTTGAAGACAAGCCCCAGCGTTCGGAATTGCATCCGACCATGAAGCCGGTGGCCTTGGTCGAACGGTTTTTGAAAAACAGCAGCCGAAAGGGCGAGGTTGTTCTCGATCCTTTTGGAGGCTCCGGGACAACCCTGATTGCCTGTGAACGGACGCGCCGCGCATGTCGGACTATTGAACTCGACACAAAGTTTGCGGACGTCATTATTCGGCGGTGGCAGGAGCACACGGGAAAAGACGCAGTGCTCCAGTCCACAGGAGAACGTTTTGCCATGCTGGAGGCTGCCAATGGATAA